The Rhizorhabdus dicambivorans genome includes the window CGATCGGATCTCGATGGGCCGTGATCGGTCAGCCGGCACGCTCGATCAGGTGACCGGCGGGATCAATGGCGGCATCGGCGGCGGCGGAGGTCGTAAGGGTGGCGGTGGGCGGGCAGGCGGCGGGGGACTTCTTCCCAATGTCGGCGGTTCCCTTGGGGTCAGCAAGACCGGGCAACAGGTCGACAATCTTCGCTATGGCACGGATCAAACGCGTTCCTCCGACAGCTCCAGCTCGTCTTCAAGCGGTGTGCGCGACGAGCACTCCAACGGCAGCGGAGCTAGCACATCCGACGGCACTTATGTTCGTTCAGGCTCGTTCAGCCGGTCATCGGTGACGTCATCGTCCTCGGTGAGCACCGAGGACGCCCTTTCGCGGGCACGATCCTATTCCGAGGCCGCGCGGCGTATGGAAGAGCTATCGCAATCCCTCGCGCGCGATGCGAGCTTCGCCGAATCGCACGGGATGCAGCTCAGCGAGAATATGAGCCAGGATCTTGCGCAATGGTACAGGCTGCAACAGGCCCTTCATCCCAACCTTGATGCGCCCGAGCTTTGGGCGACCGACTTAACGCCGCAGAAGCGCGCGGTCCGTGACCAATTGATTCAACAGTGGGCACAGGAAAAACGAGACGCGCTTTGGTCCGAGATCAGCGGCGATATCAAGGACCCGTCGCTGGTCGACGTGTCGCGGATCGATCTCGACGCCGGCGATGTGCGCGGCTCCTATAATCCGCGCGGGGTTAGCGGGATCGGTAGCGGTGGGGGAGGCGGCGACCCTGGCGCCGCTGCCCGCATGATCGCTGATGGACAGGCGAAGCTGGACGGTGATCGGGCGGCAGCGGAAGCCGCCCGTAACAATCGCGGTGGCGCGAATGTTGATCTACAATCCGAGGTCGGCCGCGAACTCAATCGCGGTTTCTTCACCGATCCGAACTTGCGGAAGTAAAGGACCGGTCAGAGCGTCAGGTAAAGATAGGCACCCGTCGCCACGAGCAGGACAAGCGAAATCACGCCACCGATCAGGCGGCCACGCGAAAGCTCGCTAGTATCGTCATCGCTCTCGTCGGAATTGATCTCATGCGGCATCGGATCGGCCGGCCTATAGATTGGGCCGCCGGGTAGATCTTTGGTGAATGCGTATGTGATCGTATCAAACATGGGCGACTTTCTACCGCCGACATCATATCATTGAGTAACTTCGCATTCAAACCGGAATAGGCCGATGCGGACACGTGCCACAATCGCAAATTCTGTTAAACCAATTTTGAAAAGAGACATTCTCGCGCAAGTTAGAAACGAGACTCTCGCTGGCGATAGGGCTGCCCAACCGTCGTTATGAGCCGGGGCAGTGTGGAGCCCTCCACACAGCTCAACGCTGCCCCGGCTCATAACGACGCTCGCTGTCGACAAACCAAAGGAACCATCGCTCTGCGATGAGCTCCCTCAATATTGAACAGACAGAGCGAAAGCTTCGTTGGCGGGCGTCTTTTTAACCGCCACCGAAATGGCTGGCCAACGTGTCGGCATGGCTCCACGCGATCGATCGCATGAACGCATCGACGTAGTCTCCTGCCTTGGCGCCGTAATCCATCGCGTAGGCATGCTCGTACATGTCGAGCGCGAGGAGCGGCGTGCTCCCGGCGAGGGTCGCGGTGTGGTCGGAGGCCCATTGGTTGGTCAGCCGGTTGTCGCGGTGGCTCCACTGGAGCAGCACCCAGCCCGATCCTCCGCCGAGTGCCTTGCCCATCCCGGTGAACTCCGCTGCCCAGCGATCGAAGCTGCCGAAGTCACGCTCGATCAGCTGGCCAAGCATGCGACCCGGGCGCGACGTTCCGCCAAGGCCAGCGAAGTAGAGCTCGTGCAGAATCATCGAATTCCAGGCGATCAGTTCCTCGCGCTTGAGGCCGTTGACCGTGAACCCCGGCGCCTTGATCGGATCGATCCCCGCGAACTGCGTGCTGATCGCCCCGAGCCGCTTCACCGCGCCGACGTAGTTGTTGTCGTGATGACTGACGAGCAGCCGCTCGGACAAGCCGGTGATCGACTTCGGATCGAACGGCAGCGGAACGGGCTGCGGCGCGAACGCTTTGCCGGCGGGACCGGCCGCGGCCGGAGCCTGTGCCACGGCTTCGGCCGAACCGAGGGCGGCGGCACCAAGAGTCACCATCGCGCCGGCGGCGAGAAGGTTGCGGCGATCAATCGTGGGGTCAGTCATGGGCGTCTCCTTTGGAAATGGCTGTGGCCGGTCATCCGACCAGCCCGGCGAGGTGAAGGGCGACGCCTGCGGCCGAAGCGCCGCCGAGCGTCAGGCAGATACCGACCTTCAGGCGGAACATGGCGATGATCGCCGCAAGCGAGATGGCGAGCGCCCACGGATCGACGCTGGTCAGCATCGGCATGTCGAACTCGATCGGGCCGGCCCGCAGCGGCCGCACCTGCCGGAAGATCGTGTGGATCGCGAACCAGACGGCAAGGTTGAGCACTACGCCGACGACAGCCGCGGTGATCGCCGCGAGCGCGCCGGAGAGCGCCTTGTTGCCGCGCATCCGCTCGATGAACGGCGCGCCGAGGAAGATCCACAGGAAGCAGGGAATGAACGTTACCCAGGTTGCGAGCAGTCCGCCGAGCGTCCCCGCGAGCAACGGAGAGAGCATCCCCGGATTGCGATAGGCGCCCATGAACCCGACGAACTGGAGCACCATGATCAGTGGTCCGGGCGTCGTCTCGGCCATACCGAGACCGTCGAGCATCTCGGTCGGGCTGAGCCAGTGATAGCCCTCGACCGCCTGCTGCGCGACATAGGCGAGCACCGCGTAAGCACCACCGAACGTCACCACCGCCATGGTCGAGAAGAAGGTGGCGATCTGGCTGAACACATTGGTCCGCCCGAGGAGC containing:
- a CDS encoding superoxide dismutase, encoding MTDPTIDRRNLLAAGAMVTLGAAALGSAEAVAQAPAAAGPAGKAFAPQPVPLPFDPKSITGLSERLLVSHHDNNYVGAVKRLGAISTQFAGIDPIKAPGFTVNGLKREELIAWNSMILHELYFAGLGGTSRPGRMLGQLIERDFGSFDRWAAEFTGMGKALGGGSGWVLLQWSHRDNRLTNQWASDHTATLAGSTPLLALDMYEHAYAMDYGAKAGDYVDAFMRSIAWSHADTLASHFGGG